A section of the Choristoneura fumiferana chromosome 5, NRCan_CFum_1, whole genome shotgun sequence genome encodes:
- the LOC141427988 gene encoding 3-oxoacyl-[acyl-carrier-protein] synthase, mitochondrial: protein MRIKLIQSIRNYASPPTRRRVVVTGLGVVSPLGSGTELVWHNLLKGHSGIVALQGEEYSKLPCKVAGLIPVQQGDGVSKALSKSNLKSMAPATCLALLATSEALADAKWIPDSSEDRETTGVALGMGMIDLRDVCDTNDALKQGYNKVSPFFVPRILPNMAAGHISIKYGFRGPNHAVSTACATGAHSIGDAFRFIRNGDADVMVCGGAESCISPLAIAGFCRLRALSTSFNDKPDLASRPFDKKRDGFVMGEGAAVLVLEEYEHAVRRDAKMYAEILGYGLSGDASHITTPREDGSGAVLSMSRALRDSNLSKEQVTHINAHATSTPVGDGIESTAIKTLFQEHSRDICISSTKGAHGHLLGAAGNLEAVFTVLACHQGVLPPTLNLDDAVDDLNYVAKVSQEWKAERRIALKNSFGFGGTNATLCIGQL from the coding sequence atgagGATAAAGTTAATTCAATCAATAAGAAATTATGCGAGTCCACCGACGAGAAGAAGAGTTGTGGTAACTGGATTAGGTGTAGTCAGCCCTTTGGGCTCAGGAACGGAATTAGTATGGCATAACCTTTTAAAAGGTCACAGTGGAATAGTTGCACTTCAGGGAGAAGAATATTCTAAATTACCATGTAAAGTTGCAGGGCTAATTCCAGTCCAGCAAGGAGATGGCGTTAGTAAAGCATTATCAAAGTCTAATTTGAAATCAATGGCTCCAGCCACTTGTTTAGCCCTCCTCGCTACATCAGAGGCGTTAGCGGATGCCAAGTGGATCCCAGATTCGAGTGAAGACAGAGAAACCACTGGAGTTGCATTAGGGATGGGAATGATAGACCTTAGAGATGTCTGTGACACAAATGATGCTTTAAAACAAGGTTATAATAAAGTCAGTCCATTCTTTGTACCCAGAATCTTACCTAATATGGCTGCTGGCCATATCAGCATTAAATACGGCTTCAGAGGTCCGAACCATGCTGTGTCCACAGCTTGTGCAACAGGGGCACATTCAATTGGGGATGCTTTTCGGTTTATAAGGAATGGAGATGCGGATGTGATGGTGTGTGGAGGAGCAGAGTCCTGTATCAGTCCACTAGCCATAGCTGGTTTTTGTCGGCTGCGAGCTTTGAGCACATCATTCAATGATAAACCTGATCTTGCATCAAGGCCATTTGATAAAAAACGAGATGGATTTGTGATGGGTGAAGGAGCTGCAGTCTTAGTTCTAGAGGAATATGAACATGCCGTGAGACGGGATGCCAAAATGTATGCTGAAATACTAGGTTATGGTTTGTCAGGAGATGCTTCACATATCACAACTCCAAGGGAGGATGGAAGCGGGGCAGTATTGTCAATGAGCAGAGCTTTGCGGGATAGTAACCTTAGCAAAGAGCAAGTAACCCATATTAATGCTCATGCCACATCTACTCCAGTTGGAGATGGGATAGAATCAACAGCAATCAAAACATTGTTCCAGGAACATAGCAGAGATATATGTATTTCATCTACTAAAGGAGCTCATGGGCATTTATTGGGTGCAGCTGGCAACTTGGAAGCTGTCTTTACTGTACTTGCTTGCCACCAAGGAGTGTTGCCGCCAACACTAAATCTAGATGATGCAGTTGATGATTTAAACTATGTTGCAAAGGTATCCCAAGAGTGGAAGGCCGAGAGAAGAATAGCATTGAAGAACTCTTTTGGTTTTGGTGGCACCAATGCTACACTTTGCATAGGACAATTATGA
- the LOC141427707 gene encoding neuferricin homolog gives MNVMCDICDKLNPFTLNLTMLDKKKLIAIAVLIAALVFRTRLEALFESYKTLLSQNENNVSGLFSPTQLAEYNGVNKEKLYLALLGVVYDVTEGSRHYSRGAPYHYFVGKDGSRAFITGDFQDESEDRDNVLTLSCDESINLINWKNTLKEKYGSIGQLIGRFYDENGEDTEYSKLFAEKIKQCSLNQIRSPFGVALLRPRAGVPLS, from the exons atgaatgtCATGTGTG ATATCTGTGATAAACTAAATCCATTTACTCTAAATTTAACAATgcttgacaaaaaaaaattaatagctATCGCTGTTCTTATCGCAGCTCTTGTTTTTCGAACTCGTTTGGAGGCATTATttgaaagttataaaactttacTTTCCCAAAATGAGAACAATGTTAGCGGCTTATTTTCTCCAACCCAGTTAGCGGAATATAACGgcgtaaataaagaaaaattgtatttagCTTTATTAGGTGTCGTATACGATGTCACAGAGGGTAGTCGGCACTACAGCAGAGGTGCCCCATATCATTACTTTGTTG GGAAGGATGGTTCTCGTGCTTTTATAACAGGTGACTTCCAGGACGAGAGTGAAGACCGAGATAATGTGTTGACTTTGTCTTGTGATGAATCAATCAATTTGATTAATTGGAAAAATACTCTTAAAGAAAAATATGGATCTATAG GACAGTTGATTGGCAGATTTTATGATGAGAATGGTGAAGATACAGAATATTCAAAATTGTTTGCTGAGAAGataaaacaatgttcattaaaCCAAATAAGGAGTCCATTTGGAGTGGCACTTCTACGGCCTAGAGCTGGTGTACCACTGTCATAA
- the SERCA gene encoding ATPase sarcoplasmic/endoplasmic reticulum Ca2+ transporting SERCA isoform X2, protein MEDAHSKSVDEVLGYFGTDPDKGLSPDQIKRNQEKYGPNELPTEEGKSIWQLVLEQFDDLLVKILLLAAIISFVLALFEEHEDAFTAFVEPFVILLILIANAIVGVWQERNAESAIEALKEYEPEMGKVVRGDKSGVQKVRAREIVPGDVVEVSVGDKIPADIRLIKIYSTTIRIDQSILTGESVSVIKHTDSIPDPRAVNQDKKNILFSGTNVAAGKARGIVIGTGLNTAIGKIRTEMSETEEIKTPLQQKLDEFGEQLSKVISVICVAVWAINIGHFNDPAHGGSWIKGAVYYFKIAVALAVAAIPEGLPAVITTCLALGTRRMAKKNAIVRSLPSVETLGCTSVICSDKTGTLTTNQMSVSRMFIFEKVEGSDSNFLEFEITGSTYEPIGDVYLKGQKIKASEFDALHEIGTICVMCNDSAIDFNEFKQAFEKVGEATETALIVLAEKMNPFNVSKTGLDRRSTAIVVRQEIETKWKKEFTLEFSRDRKSMSSYCTPLKPSRLGNGPKLFVKGAPEGVLERCTHARVGTAKVPLTATLKNRILELTRTYGTGRDTLRCLALATSDSPMKPEDMDLGDSTKFYTYEVNLTFVGVVGMLDPPRKEVFDSIVRCRAAGIRVIVITGDNKATAEAICRRIGVFTEDEDTTGKSYSGREFDDLPLSEQRAAVARARLFSRVEPAHKSKIVEFLQSMNEISAMTGDGVNDAPALKKAEIGIAMGSGTAVAKSAAEMVLADDNFSSIVAAVEEGRAIYNNMKQFIRYLISSNVGEVVSIFLTAALGLPEALIPVQLLWVNLVTDGLPATALGFNPPDLDIMDKPPRKADEGLISGWLFFRYMAIGGYVGAATVGAASWWFMYSPFGPQMTYWQLTHHLQCLGGGEDFKGIDCKIFTDPHPMTMALSVLVTIEMLNAMNSLSENQSLITMPPWSNMWLVGSMALSFTLHFVILYVDVLSAVFQVTPLSLDEWVTVMKFSVPVVLLDEVLKFMARKVSDVNEQVVDKW, encoded by the exons AACTTCCCACCGAGGAAG gcAAAAGTATATGGCAGTTAGTCCTGGAACAGTTCGATGATCTGTTAGTCAAGATTTTGTTGTTAGCTGCTATTATTTCCTTC GTATTAGCTTTATTTGAGGAACACGAGGATGCTTTTACAGCCTTCGTGGAACCATTCGTTATTTTACTTATTCTTATTGCGAACGCTATAGTGGGAGTATGGCAGGAAAGAAATGCCGAATCTGCCATCGAAGCGTTAAAAGAATACGAACCCGAGATGGGTAAAGTAGTCAGAGGGGACAAATCAGGCGTACAAAAGGTACGAGCGAGAGAAATCGTTCCCGGCGACGTTGTTGAGGTGTCCGTCGGCGACAAGATCCCCGCTGACATCCGCCTGATCAAGATCTACTCGACCACAATCCGTATCGATCAGTCCATCCTGACCGGTGAGTCTGTCTCCGTCATCAAACACACAGACTCCATCCCCGACCCTCGCGCCGTCAACCAGGACAAGAAGAACATTCTCTTCTCCGGCACCAATGTCGCCGCTGGCAAAGCCCGTGGTATTGTCATCGGAACCGGCCTCAACACTGCCATCGGTAAAATCAGAACCGAAATGTCCGAGACTGAGGAGATCAAGACCCCTCTGCAGCAAAAACTCGACGAATTCGGTGAACAGCTGTCTAAGGTCATCTCCGTCATTTGCGTTGCCGTCTGGGCCATTAACATAGGTCACTTCAACGACCCCGCTCACGGTGGAAGCTGGATCAAGGGTGCCGTCTACTATTTCAAAATTGCCGTCGCTCTGGCTGTCGCTGCCATCCCCGAGGGTTTGCCCGCCGTGATCACCACCTGTCTCGCTCTGGGCACCAGGCGCATGGCTAAGAAGAACGCTATCGTCAGGTCACTGCCCTCCGTGGAGACCCTAGGTTGCACCTCCGTCATCTGCTCCGACAAGACCGGTACCCTGACCACCAACCAAATGTCGGTTTCGCGCATGTTCATCTTCGAGAAGGTCGAGGGTAGCGACAGCAACTTCCTTGAGTTCGAGATTACCGGCTCCACCTACGAACCCATCGGCGACGTCTACCTGAAGGGCCAGAAGATCAAGGCTTCCGAGTTCGACGCTCTCCACGAGATCGGAACCATCTGCGTCATGTGCAACGACTCCGCCATTGACTTCAACGAGTTCAAGCAGGCCTTCGAGAAGGTCGGCGAAGCCACCGAGACCGCCCTTATCGTACTCGCCGAGAAGATGAACCCCTTCAACGTATCCAAGACCGGCCTCGACCGCCGCTCCACCGCCATCGTCGTCCGCCAGGAGATCGAGACCAAGTGGAAGAAGGAGTTCACCCTGGAGTTCTCTCGTGACAGGAAATCTATGTCCTCGTACTGCACCCCGCTGAAGCCCTCTCGTCTCGGTAACGGTCCCAAGCTGTTCGTGAAGGGCGCGCCCGAGGGTGTGCTTGAACGTTGCACGCACGCTCGTGTCGGTACCGCCAAGGTTCCCCTGACCGCGACACTGAAGAACCGCATCCTGGAGCTGACCCGCACCTACGGTACCGGCCGCGACACGCTGCGTTGCCTGGCCCTCGCCACCTCCGACAGCCCGATGAAGCCCGAAGACATGGACCTCGGTGACTCCACCAAGTTCTACACCTACGAAGTCAATCTTACTTTCGTCGGCGTCGTGGGCATGCTTGACCCTCCCCGTAAGGAAGTGTTCGACTCCATCGTGCGTTGCCGCGCCGCCGGCATCCGCGTCATTGTCATCACTGGCGACAACAAGGCTACCGCTGAGGCTATCTGCAG GCGTATTGGCGTGTTCACTGAGGACGAGGACACCACCGGAAAATCCTACTCCGGTCGCGAGTTCGACGACCTGCCCCTGTCTGAGCAGCGCGCCGCTGTGGCCCGCGCCCGCCTGTTCTCCCGCGTGGAGCCCGCCCACAAGTCCAAGATCGTTGAATTCCTTCAGAGCATGAACGAAATCTCCGCTATG ACTGGTGACGGTGTGAACGACGCCCCTGCGCTCAAGAAGGCCGAGATCGGTATCGCCATGGGCTCCGGAACCGCCGTCGCTAAGTCCGCCGCCGAGATGGTGCTCGCCGACGACAACTTCTCATCCATCGTCGCCGCTGTTGAGGAAG GTCGCGCCATCTACAACAACATGAAACAGTTCATCCGTTACCTGATCTCATCCAACGTCGGTGAAGTCGTCTCTATCTTCTTGACCGCCGCCCTGGGTCTCCCCGAGGCTCTGATCCCCGTCCAGCTTCTCTGGGTCAACCTGGTCACTGACGGTCTGCCCGCCACTGCCCTCGGCTTCAACCCCCCTGACCTTGACATTATGGACAAGCCCCCCCGCAAGGCTGATGAGGGTCTCATCTCTGGATGGCTGTTCTTCAG GTACATGGCTATCGGTGGCTACGTCGGTGCTGCGACCGTTGGTGCCGCGTCCTGGTGGTTCATGTACTCTCCCTTCGGACCTCAGATGACCTACTGGCAGCTTACCCACCATCTGCAGTGCCTTGGTGGCGGTGAAGACTTCAAG GGCATCGACTGCAAGATCTTCACGGACCCCCATCCCATGACGATGGCTCTGTCCGTGCTTGTCACCATCGAGATGTTGAACGCCATGAACTCTCTGTCTGAGAACCAGTCGCTGATCACGATGCCCCCGTGGTCCAACATGTGGCTCGTCGGCTCCATGGCTCTTTCCTTCACACTCCATTTCGTCATCCTTTACGTTGACGTTCTCTCG GCCGTGTTCCAAGTGACGCCGCTGTCCCTGGACGAGTGGGTGACCGTGATGAAGTTCTCGGTGCCGGTCGTGCTGCTGGACGAAGTGCTCAAGTTCATGGCGCGCAAAGTGTCGGACG TGAACGAGCAAGTCGTTGACAAGTGGTAA
- the SERCA gene encoding ATPase sarcoplasmic/endoplasmic reticulum Ca2+ transporting SERCA isoform X3 has protein sequence MEDAHSKSVDEVLGYFGTDPDKGLSPDQIKRNQEKYGPNELPTEEGKSIWQLVLEQFDDLLVKILLLAAIISFVLALFEEHEDAFTAFVEPFVILLILIANAIVGVWQERNAESAIEALKEYEPEMGKVVRGDKSGVQKVRAREIVPGDVVEVSVGDKIPADIRLIKIYSTTIRIDQSILTGESVSVIKHTDSIPDPRAVNQDKKNILFSGTNVAAGKARGIVIGTGLNTAIGKIRTEMSETEEIKTPLQQKLDEFGEQLSKVISVICVAVWAINIGHFNDPAHGGSWIKGAVYYFKIAVALAVAAIPEGLPAVITTCLALGTRRMAKKNAIVRSLPSVETLGCTSVICSDKTGTLTTNQMSVSRMFIFEKVEGSDSNFLEFEITGSTYEPIGDVYLKGQKIKASEFDALHEIGTICVMCNDSAIDFNEFKQAFEKVGEATETALIVLAEKMNPFNVSKTGLDRRSTAIVVRQEIETKWKKEFTLEFSRDRKSMSSYCTPLKPSRLGNGPKLFVKGAPEGVLERCTHARVGTAKVPLTATLKNRILELTRTYGTGRDTLRCLALATSDSPMKPEDMDLGDSTKFYTYEVNLTFVGVVGMLDPPRKEVFDSIVRCRAAGIRVIVITGDNKATAEAICRRIGVFTEDEDTTGKSYSGREFDDLPLSEQRAAVARARLFSRVEPAHKSKIVEFLQSMNEISAMTGDGVNDAPALKKAEIGIAMGSGTAVAKSAAEMVLADDNFSSIVAAVEEGRAIYNNMKQFIRYLISSNVGEVVSIFLTAALGLPEALIPVQLLWVNLVTDGLPATALGFNPPDLDIMDKPPRKADEGLISGWLFFRYMAIGGYVGAATVGAASWWFMYSPFGPQMTYWQLTHHLQCLGGGEDFKGIDCKIFTDPHPMTMALSVLVTIEMLNAMNSLSENQSLITMPPWSNMWLVGSMALSFTLHFVILYVDVLSAVFQVTPLSLDEWVTVMKFSVPVVLLDEVLKFMARKVSDAQPQWKM, from the exons AACTTCCCACCGAGGAAG gcAAAAGTATATGGCAGTTAGTCCTGGAACAGTTCGATGATCTGTTAGTCAAGATTTTGTTGTTAGCTGCTATTATTTCCTTC GTATTAGCTTTATTTGAGGAACACGAGGATGCTTTTACAGCCTTCGTGGAACCATTCGTTATTTTACTTATTCTTATTGCGAACGCTATAGTGGGAGTATGGCAGGAAAGAAATGCCGAATCTGCCATCGAAGCGTTAAAAGAATACGAACCCGAGATGGGTAAAGTAGTCAGAGGGGACAAATCAGGCGTACAAAAGGTACGAGCGAGAGAAATCGTTCCCGGCGACGTTGTTGAGGTGTCCGTCGGCGACAAGATCCCCGCTGACATCCGCCTGATCAAGATCTACTCGACCACAATCCGTATCGATCAGTCCATCCTGACCGGTGAGTCTGTCTCCGTCATCAAACACACAGACTCCATCCCCGACCCTCGCGCCGTCAACCAGGACAAGAAGAACATTCTCTTCTCCGGCACCAATGTCGCCGCTGGCAAAGCCCGTGGTATTGTCATCGGAACCGGCCTCAACACTGCCATCGGTAAAATCAGAACCGAAATGTCCGAGACTGAGGAGATCAAGACCCCTCTGCAGCAAAAACTCGACGAATTCGGTGAACAGCTGTCTAAGGTCATCTCCGTCATTTGCGTTGCCGTCTGGGCCATTAACATAGGTCACTTCAACGACCCCGCTCACGGTGGAAGCTGGATCAAGGGTGCCGTCTACTATTTCAAAATTGCCGTCGCTCTGGCTGTCGCTGCCATCCCCGAGGGTTTGCCCGCCGTGATCACCACCTGTCTCGCTCTGGGCACCAGGCGCATGGCTAAGAAGAACGCTATCGTCAGGTCACTGCCCTCCGTGGAGACCCTAGGTTGCACCTCCGTCATCTGCTCCGACAAGACCGGTACCCTGACCACCAACCAAATGTCGGTTTCGCGCATGTTCATCTTCGAGAAGGTCGAGGGTAGCGACAGCAACTTCCTTGAGTTCGAGATTACCGGCTCCACCTACGAACCCATCGGCGACGTCTACCTGAAGGGCCAGAAGATCAAGGCTTCCGAGTTCGACGCTCTCCACGAGATCGGAACCATCTGCGTCATGTGCAACGACTCCGCCATTGACTTCAACGAGTTCAAGCAGGCCTTCGAGAAGGTCGGCGAAGCCACCGAGACCGCCCTTATCGTACTCGCCGAGAAGATGAACCCCTTCAACGTATCCAAGACCGGCCTCGACCGCCGCTCCACCGCCATCGTCGTCCGCCAGGAGATCGAGACCAAGTGGAAGAAGGAGTTCACCCTGGAGTTCTCTCGTGACAGGAAATCTATGTCCTCGTACTGCACCCCGCTGAAGCCCTCTCGTCTCGGTAACGGTCCCAAGCTGTTCGTGAAGGGCGCGCCCGAGGGTGTGCTTGAACGTTGCACGCACGCTCGTGTCGGTACCGCCAAGGTTCCCCTGACCGCGACACTGAAGAACCGCATCCTGGAGCTGACCCGCACCTACGGTACCGGCCGCGACACGCTGCGTTGCCTGGCCCTCGCCACCTCCGACAGCCCGATGAAGCCCGAAGACATGGACCTCGGTGACTCCACCAAGTTCTACACCTACGAAGTCAATCTTACTTTCGTCGGCGTCGTGGGCATGCTTGACCCTCCCCGTAAGGAAGTGTTCGACTCCATCGTGCGTTGCCGCGCCGCCGGCATCCGCGTCATTGTCATCACTGGCGACAACAAGGCTACCGCTGAGGCTATCTGCAG GCGTATTGGCGTGTTCACTGAGGACGAGGACACCACCGGAAAATCCTACTCCGGTCGCGAGTTCGACGACCTGCCCCTGTCTGAGCAGCGCGCCGCTGTGGCCCGCGCCCGCCTGTTCTCCCGCGTGGAGCCCGCCCACAAGTCCAAGATCGTTGAATTCCTTCAGAGCATGAACGAAATCTCCGCTATG ACTGGTGACGGTGTGAACGACGCCCCTGCGCTCAAGAAGGCCGAGATCGGTATCGCCATGGGCTCCGGAACCGCCGTCGCTAAGTCCGCCGCCGAGATGGTGCTCGCCGACGACAACTTCTCATCCATCGTCGCCGCTGTTGAGGAAG GTCGCGCCATCTACAACAACATGAAACAGTTCATCCGTTACCTGATCTCATCCAACGTCGGTGAAGTCGTCTCTATCTTCTTGACCGCCGCCCTGGGTCTCCCCGAGGCTCTGATCCCCGTCCAGCTTCTCTGGGTCAACCTGGTCACTGACGGTCTGCCCGCCACTGCCCTCGGCTTCAACCCCCCTGACCTTGACATTATGGACAAGCCCCCCCGCAAGGCTGATGAGGGTCTCATCTCTGGATGGCTGTTCTTCAG GTACATGGCTATCGGTGGCTACGTCGGTGCTGCGACCGTTGGTGCCGCGTCCTGGTGGTTCATGTACTCTCCCTTCGGACCTCAGATGACCTACTGGCAGCTTACCCACCATCTGCAGTGCCTTGGTGGCGGTGAAGACTTCAAG GGCATCGACTGCAAGATCTTCACGGACCCCCATCCCATGACGATGGCTCTGTCCGTGCTTGTCACCATCGAGATGTTGAACGCCATGAACTCTCTGTCTGAGAACCAGTCGCTGATCACGATGCCCCCGTGGTCCAACATGTGGCTCGTCGGCTCCATGGCTCTTTCCTTCACACTCCATTTCGTCATCCTTTACGTTGACGTTCTCTCG GCCGTGTTCCAAGTGACGCCGCTGTCCCTGGACGAGTGGGTGACCGTGATGAAGTTCTCGGTGCCGGTCGTGCTGCTGGACGAAGTGCTCAAGTTCATGGCGCGCAAAGTGTCGGACG CCCAGCCACAGTGGAAGATGTAA
- the SERCA gene encoding ATPase sarcoplasmic/endoplasmic reticulum Ca2+ transporting SERCA isoform X1 has protein sequence MEDAHSKSVDEVLGYFGTDPDKGLSPDQIKRNQEKYGPNELPTEEGKSIWQLVLEQFDDLLVKILLLAAIISFVLALFEEHEDAFTAFVEPFVILLILIANAIVGVWQERNAESAIEALKEYEPEMGKVVRGDKSGVQKVRAREIVPGDVVEVSVGDKIPADIRLIKIYSTTIRIDQSILTGESVSVIKHTDSIPDPRAVNQDKKNILFSGTNVAAGKARGIVIGTGLNTAIGKIRTEMSETEEIKTPLQQKLDEFGEQLSKVISVICVAVWAINIGHFNDPAHGGSWIKGAVYYFKIAVALAVAAIPEGLPAVITTCLALGTRRMAKKNAIVRSLPSVETLGCTSVICSDKTGTLTTNQMSVSRMFIFEKVEGSDSNFLEFEITGSTYEPIGDVYLKGQKIKASEFDALHEIGTICVMCNDSAIDFNEFKQAFEKVGEATETALIVLAEKMNPFNVSKTGLDRRSTAIVVRQEIETKWKKEFTLEFSRDRKSMSSYCTPLKPSRLGNGPKLFVKGAPEGVLERCTHARVGTAKVPLTATLKNRILELTRTYGTGRDTLRCLALATSDSPMKPEDMDLGDSTKFYTYEVNLTFVGVVGMLDPPRKEVFDSIVRCRAAGIRVIVITGDNKATAEAICRRIGVFTEDEDTTGKSYSGREFDDLPLSEQRAAVARARLFSRVEPAHKSKIVEFLQSMNEISAMTGDGVNDAPALKKAEIGIAMGSGTAVAKSAAEMVLADDNFSSIVAAVEEGRAIYNNMKQFIRYLISSNVGEVVSIFLTAALGLPEALIPVQLLWVNLVTDGLPATALGFNPPDLDIMDKPPRKADEGLISGWLFFRYMAIGGYVGAATVGAASWWFMYSPFGPQMTYWQLTHHLQCLGGGEDFKGIDCKIFTDPHPMTMALSVLVTIEMLNAMNSLSENQSLITMPPWSNMWLVGSMALSFTLHFVILYVDVLSAVFQVTPLSLDEWVTVMKFSVPVVLLDEVLKFMARKVSDGEGSWFDGLQWIVLMWAVFFGIIIYGPL, from the exons AACTTCCCACCGAGGAAG gcAAAAGTATATGGCAGTTAGTCCTGGAACAGTTCGATGATCTGTTAGTCAAGATTTTGTTGTTAGCTGCTATTATTTCCTTC GTATTAGCTTTATTTGAGGAACACGAGGATGCTTTTACAGCCTTCGTGGAACCATTCGTTATTTTACTTATTCTTATTGCGAACGCTATAGTGGGAGTATGGCAGGAAAGAAATGCCGAATCTGCCATCGAAGCGTTAAAAGAATACGAACCCGAGATGGGTAAAGTAGTCAGAGGGGACAAATCAGGCGTACAAAAGGTACGAGCGAGAGAAATCGTTCCCGGCGACGTTGTTGAGGTGTCCGTCGGCGACAAGATCCCCGCTGACATCCGCCTGATCAAGATCTACTCGACCACAATCCGTATCGATCAGTCCATCCTGACCGGTGAGTCTGTCTCCGTCATCAAACACACAGACTCCATCCCCGACCCTCGCGCCGTCAACCAGGACAAGAAGAACATTCTCTTCTCCGGCACCAATGTCGCCGCTGGCAAAGCCCGTGGTATTGTCATCGGAACCGGCCTCAACACTGCCATCGGTAAAATCAGAACCGAAATGTCCGAGACTGAGGAGATCAAGACCCCTCTGCAGCAAAAACTCGACGAATTCGGTGAACAGCTGTCTAAGGTCATCTCCGTCATTTGCGTTGCCGTCTGGGCCATTAACATAGGTCACTTCAACGACCCCGCTCACGGTGGAAGCTGGATCAAGGGTGCCGTCTACTATTTCAAAATTGCCGTCGCTCTGGCTGTCGCTGCCATCCCCGAGGGTTTGCCCGCCGTGATCACCACCTGTCTCGCTCTGGGCACCAGGCGCATGGCTAAGAAGAACGCTATCGTCAGGTCACTGCCCTCCGTGGAGACCCTAGGTTGCACCTCCGTCATCTGCTCCGACAAGACCGGTACCCTGACCACCAACCAAATGTCGGTTTCGCGCATGTTCATCTTCGAGAAGGTCGAGGGTAGCGACAGCAACTTCCTTGAGTTCGAGATTACCGGCTCCACCTACGAACCCATCGGCGACGTCTACCTGAAGGGCCAGAAGATCAAGGCTTCCGAGTTCGACGCTCTCCACGAGATCGGAACCATCTGCGTCATGTGCAACGACTCCGCCATTGACTTCAACGAGTTCAAGCAGGCCTTCGAGAAGGTCGGCGAAGCCACCGAGACCGCCCTTATCGTACTCGCCGAGAAGATGAACCCCTTCAACGTATCCAAGACCGGCCTCGACCGCCGCTCCACCGCCATCGTCGTCCGCCAGGAGATCGAGACCAAGTGGAAGAAGGAGTTCACCCTGGAGTTCTCTCGTGACAGGAAATCTATGTCCTCGTACTGCACCCCGCTGAAGCCCTCTCGTCTCGGTAACGGTCCCAAGCTGTTCGTGAAGGGCGCGCCCGAGGGTGTGCTTGAACGTTGCACGCACGCTCGTGTCGGTACCGCCAAGGTTCCCCTGACCGCGACACTGAAGAACCGCATCCTGGAGCTGACCCGCACCTACGGTACCGGCCGCGACACGCTGCGTTGCCTGGCCCTCGCCACCTCCGACAGCCCGATGAAGCCCGAAGACATGGACCTCGGTGACTCCACCAAGTTCTACACCTACGAAGTCAATCTTACTTTCGTCGGCGTCGTGGGCATGCTTGACCCTCCCCGTAAGGAAGTGTTCGACTCCATCGTGCGTTGCCGCGCCGCCGGCATCCGCGTCATTGTCATCACTGGCGACAACAAGGCTACCGCTGAGGCTATCTGCAG GCGTATTGGCGTGTTCACTGAGGACGAGGACACCACCGGAAAATCCTACTCCGGTCGCGAGTTCGACGACCTGCCCCTGTCTGAGCAGCGCGCCGCTGTGGCCCGCGCCCGCCTGTTCTCCCGCGTGGAGCCCGCCCACAAGTCCAAGATCGTTGAATTCCTTCAGAGCATGAACGAAATCTCCGCTATG ACTGGTGACGGTGTGAACGACGCCCCTGCGCTCAAGAAGGCCGAGATCGGTATCGCCATGGGCTCCGGAACCGCCGTCGCTAAGTCCGCCGCCGAGATGGTGCTCGCCGACGACAACTTCTCATCCATCGTCGCCGCTGTTGAGGAAG GTCGCGCCATCTACAACAACATGAAACAGTTCATCCGTTACCTGATCTCATCCAACGTCGGTGAAGTCGTCTCTATCTTCTTGACCGCCGCCCTGGGTCTCCCCGAGGCTCTGATCCCCGTCCAGCTTCTCTGGGTCAACCTGGTCACTGACGGTCTGCCCGCCACTGCCCTCGGCTTCAACCCCCCTGACCTTGACATTATGGACAAGCCCCCCCGCAAGGCTGATGAGGGTCTCATCTCTGGATGGCTGTTCTTCAG GTACATGGCTATCGGTGGCTACGTCGGTGCTGCGACCGTTGGTGCCGCGTCCTGGTGGTTCATGTACTCTCCCTTCGGACCTCAGATGACCTACTGGCAGCTTACCCACCATCTGCAGTGCCTTGGTGGCGGTGAAGACTTCAAG GGCATCGACTGCAAGATCTTCACGGACCCCCATCCCATGACGATGGCTCTGTCCGTGCTTGTCACCATCGAGATGTTGAACGCCATGAACTCTCTGTCTGAGAACCAGTCGCTGATCACGATGCCCCCGTGGTCCAACATGTGGCTCGTCGGCTCCATGGCTCTTTCCTTCACACTCCATTTCGTCATCCTTTACGTTGACGTTCTCTCG GCCGTGTTCCAAGTGACGCCGCTGTCCCTGGACGAGTGGGTGACCGTGATGAAGTTCTCGGTGCCGGTCGTGCTGCTGGACGAAGTGCTCAAGTTCATGGCGCGCAAAGTGTCGGACGGTGAGGGCTCGTGGTTCGACGGCCTGCAGTGGATTGTGCTCATGTGGGCCGTCTTCTTCGGAATTATCATTTACGGCCCGCTATAA